From Mycolicibacterium cosmeticum, a single genomic window includes:
- a CDS encoding DUF3558 domain-containing protein, with protein sequence MAAKLRLLSALCALVAAVIVVWQANPAGAPTQVRAADLPLTNVSTSIKWPVIETTDPSPFDPCRDIPLDVVQRIGLAFTPPTPEDGLRCHYDAGNYQMAVEAFVWRTYEQTLPADAVELDIAGHRAAQYWIMKPTDWNDRWWITCMIAFKTSYGVLQQSVFYSPIHSPDGPDCLQVNLQRANELVPYYKF encoded by the coding sequence ATGGCGGCCAAGCTGCGTCTGCTGTCGGCGCTGTGCGCGCTCGTCGCGGCCGTGATCGTGGTGTGGCAGGCCAACCCGGCCGGCGCTCCGACACAGGTCCGGGCGGCCGATCTGCCCCTGACGAACGTGTCGACCAGCATCAAATGGCCGGTCATCGAGACCACCGACCCGTCCCCGTTCGATCCGTGCCGCGACATCCCGCTGGATGTCGTGCAGCGCATCGGGCTGGCGTTCACCCCGCCCACGCCGGAGGACGGCCTGCGTTGTCACTACGACGCCGGCAACTATCAGATGGCCGTCGAGGCGTTCGTGTGGCGAACCTACGAGCAAACCCTGCCCGCCGACGCCGTCGAGCTCGACATCGCCGGCCACCGCGCGGCCCAGTACTGGATCATGAAGCCCACCGACTGGAACGACCGGTGGTGGATCACCTGCATGATCGCGTTCAAGACGAGCTACGGCGTGCTGCAGCAGTCGGTGTTCTACTCGCCGATCCACTCCCCGGACGGCCCGGACTGCCTGCAGGTCAACCTGCAACGAGCCAACGAGCTGGTGCCCTACTACAAGTTCTGA
- the rpsO gene encoding 30S ribosomal protein S15, protein MALTAEQKKEILGQYGLHDTDTGSPEAQVALLTKRISDLTEHLKLHKHDHHSRRGLLLLVGRRRRLLKYVAQVDVERYRSLIERLGLRR, encoded by the coding sequence GTGGCGCTCACTGCCGAACAGAAGAAGGAAATCCTCGGCCAGTACGGCCTGCATGACACCGACACCGGCTCGCCGGAGGCTCAGGTTGCTCTGCTGACCAAGCGGATCTCCGACCTCACCGAACACCTCAAGCTGCACAAGCACGACCACCACTCGCGGCGGGGGCTGCTGCTGCTGGTCGGTCGCCGGCGCCGGCTGCTCAAGTACGTCGCGCAGGTCGACGTCGAGCGTTACCGGTCGCTGATCGAGCGCCTCGGTCTGCGTCGCTGA
- a CDS encoding type II toxin-antitoxin system Rv0910 family toxin encodes MTVQLPAYPSEWFGYAADGRRAAPKRDGARIFSHREREVQIGHIDAASHLVAAPAAVWQVLTDPRTWDQWFAVHDSWVAEPPDSLEVGTRLSAKICMLGITDTLDWVVEIVDDGARIELAGTGLQGLSVRLMFRLSPAGSGSWITASGQFSGALLSPAILDAVEADGVCQLIGSLAGLDGLARQAQAQAVAARPQLRLVHSVR; translated from the coding sequence ATGACAGTGCAGCTGCCTGCGTATCCCTCCGAGTGGTTCGGTTATGCCGCGGATGGACGGCGAGCGGCGCCCAAGCGCGATGGCGCACGCATCTTCTCGCACCGCGAGCGTGAGGTGCAGATCGGGCATATCGACGCCGCATCACACCTGGTCGCCGCGCCGGCCGCGGTGTGGCAGGTGCTCACCGATCCGCGCACCTGGGACCAGTGGTTCGCCGTGCACGACAGCTGGGTCGCCGAACCGCCGGACAGCCTGGAGGTCGGCACCCGGCTGAGCGCCAAGATCTGCATGCTGGGCATCACCGACACCCTGGACTGGGTGGTCGAGATCGTTGACGACGGCGCCCGCATCGAGTTGGCCGGCACGGGCCTGCAGGGGTTGTCGGTGCGGTTGATGTTCCGGCTCTCACCCGCGGGCTCCGGGTCGTGGATCACCGCCAGCGGGCAGTTCAGCGGTGCCTTGCTGAGCCCGGCGATCCTCGATGCCGTCGAAGCCGACGGCGTGTGCCAGTTGATCGGCAGTCTGGCCGGCCTCGACGGGTTGGCCCGGCAGGCGCAGGCGCAGGCCGTTGCGGCCCGCCCACAGTTGCGCCTGGTGCACTCGGTTCGCTGA
- a CDS encoding CocE/NonD family hydrolase, with protein sequence MSSRISQLSRRAAARALRLPPPTSDYAVHRAVEVPMRDGVRLLADHYAPLTDSPAGTLLVRAPYGRRFPFTILFGSIYASRGYHVVFQSVRGTFGSGGEFTPMVNEVDDGRDTAAWLREQPWFTGSFATIGLSYLGFTQWALLTDPPPELAAAVISVGPHDFAESSWGTGSFSLNDFLGWSHMMSYQEDPNPVRAIARQALAGRQLEAATMALPVGAAGRRLLGEGAPWYESWLQPPDEDPQHWARLAVTEALDRADVPVLLISGWQDLFLDQTLAQYRRLRERNVTTALTVGSWTHTQLMRDGAPVVLRETLDWLGTHLAGRPSAPRSPVRVHVNGGAPGDGWVELPDWPPVTGERVLYLRAGGGLADVPGADGRTSTFTYQPADPTPTVGGRLLSGNGGYREDSALAARADVLTFTGGPLPADLYSVGVPVIELAHHSDNPHHDLFVRISEVDGAGRSRNVTDGFRRYTSASAASVASGDTVRIELDAIAHRFAAGSRIRVLVAGGSHPRFARNLGTGEPTETGQALRASIHTVSHDERSRVILPAGSAPPSAD encoded by the coding sequence GTGAGCTCGAGAATCTCGCAGCTGTCCCGGCGCGCCGCCGCCCGCGCCCTTCGTCTCCCGCCTCCGACGTCCGATTACGCGGTGCACCGCGCGGTCGAGGTCCCGATGCGCGACGGTGTGCGACTGCTCGCCGACCACTACGCGCCGCTGACCGACAGCCCGGCCGGCACGCTGCTGGTGCGCGCCCCCTACGGGCGCCGGTTCCCGTTCACCATCCTGTTCGGCAGCATCTATGCCAGCCGCGGCTACCACGTCGTGTTCCAAAGTGTGCGTGGCACATTCGGGTCCGGTGGTGAGTTCACGCCGATGGTCAACGAGGTCGACGACGGCCGCGACACCGCGGCCTGGCTGCGCGAGCAGCCCTGGTTCACGGGCAGCTTTGCCACCATCGGGCTGTCCTACCTGGGTTTCACCCAGTGGGCGCTGCTCACCGATCCACCGCCGGAACTGGCCGCCGCGGTGATCAGCGTCGGCCCGCATGATTTCGCCGAATCATCGTGGGGCACAGGGTCGTTCTCGCTGAACGACTTCCTCGGCTGGAGCCACATGATGTCGTATCAGGAGGACCCCAACCCGGTGCGGGCGATCGCCCGCCAGGCCCTCGCCGGCCGGCAGCTGGAGGCCGCGACGATGGCGTTGCCGGTCGGCGCGGCGGGGCGGCGGCTACTCGGCGAAGGCGCGCCCTGGTACGAGTCGTGGCTGCAGCCGCCCGACGAAGATCCGCAGCACTGGGCCCGGCTGGCCGTCACCGAGGCACTGGACCGGGCCGACGTCCCGGTCCTGCTGATCAGCGGCTGGCAGGACCTGTTCCTGGATCAGACGTTGGCGCAGTACCGGCGCCTGCGCGAGCGCAACGTCACCACGGCACTGACCGTGGGCTCATGGACGCACACCCAGCTGATGCGCGACGGCGCACCGGTGGTCCTGCGCGAGACGCTGGACTGGCTGGGCACGCATCTGGCGGGCCGCCCGAGCGCACCACGCAGTCCGGTGCGGGTGCACGTCAACGGCGGCGCCCCGGGCGACGGCTGGGTCGAGCTGCCCGACTGGCCCCCGGTCACCGGGGAGCGGGTGCTCTATCTGCGAGCCGGCGGCGGCCTGGCCGACGTTCCGGGCGCCGACGGACGCACCTCGACGTTCACCTACCAACCGGCCGATCCGACCCCGACCGTCGGCGGCCGGCTGCTGTCGGGCAACGGCGGTTACCGCGAGGACTCCGCGCTGGCGGCCCGCGCGGACGTGCTGACGTTCACCGGCGGCCCGCTGCCCGCCGACCTGTATTCGGTGGGGGTGCCGGTGATCGAGCTGGCCCACCACAGCGACAATCCGCACCACGATCTGTTCGTCCGGATCAGCGAGGTGGACGGCGCCGGCCGGTCACGCAACGTGACCGACGGATTTCGGCGCTACACTTCGGCTTCCGCGGCTTCCGTGGCATCCGGTGACACCGTGCGCATCGAGCTCGACGCGATCGCCCACCGCTTCGCGGCCGGCTCCCGGATCCGGGTGCTGGTGGCCGGCGGGTCGCATCCGCGGTTCGCCCGCAACCTGGGCACCGGCGAACCCACCGAAACCGGGCAGGCCCTGCGGGCGTCCATCCACACCGTCAGCCATGACGAGCGGTCCCGGGTGATCCTGCCCGCCGGGTCCGCACCGCCGTCAGCCGACTGA
- the truB gene encoding tRNA pseudouridine(55) synthase TruB → MSPAPGLVIVDKPAGLTSHDVVGRCRRFFGTRKVGHAGTLDPMATGVLVVGIERATKILGLLTATDKSYAATIRLGRTTSTEDAEGEVLQDVSAAHVTDDAIEAAVAALRGDIEQVPSAVSAIKVAGQRAYKLAREGQTVELAARPVRIDRFDVLAVRRLDTFVDVDVEVDCSSGTYIRALARDVGAALGVGGHLTALRRTKVGRYGLDEARTIEQLEADARLSYGLDEACLLGFPRRDLTAAETEDARHGRALGPAGIDGVYAATAPDGQVIALLRDGASRTSSVVVLRPATL, encoded by the coding sequence GTGAGTCCGGCACCCGGTCTGGTGATCGTCGACAAGCCCGCCGGCCTCACCAGCCACGACGTCGTCGGGCGGTGCCGGCGGTTCTTCGGCACCCGCAAGGTGGGACACGCGGGGACGTTGGATCCGATGGCCACCGGGGTGCTGGTGGTCGGTATCGAACGGGCCACCAAGATCCTCGGACTGCTCACCGCCACCGACAAGTCCTATGCGGCCACGATCCGCCTCGGCCGCACGACGTCCACCGAAGACGCCGAAGGTGAGGTGCTGCAGGATGTTTCCGCGGCGCACGTCACCGATGACGCGATCGAGGCGGCGGTGGCCGCGCTACGCGGCGACATCGAGCAGGTGCCCTCGGCGGTCAGTGCCATCAAGGTGGCGGGCCAGCGCGCCTACAAGTTGGCGCGCGAAGGCCAGACCGTCGAGCTGGCCGCCCGGCCGGTGCGCATCGACCGGTTCGACGTGCTGGCGGTGCGCAGGCTGGATACCTTCGTCGATGTCGACGTCGAGGTGGACTGCTCGTCGGGCACCTACATCCGGGCGCTGGCCCGCGATGTCGGTGCCGCCCTGGGTGTCGGTGGGCACCTGACGGCGCTGCGCCGCACCAAGGTCGGCCGGTACGGCCTGGACGAGGCCCGCACCATCGAACAGTTGGAAGCCGACGCGCGGTTGTCCTACGGCCTGGACGAGGCCTGCCTGCTGGGCTTCCCGCGCCGCGACCTGACCGCCGCCGAAACCGAGGACGCGCGGCACGGTCGGGCGCTGGGGCCCGCGGGGATCGACGGGGTGTACGCGGCCACCGCGCCGGACGGCCAGGTCATCGCGCTGCTGCGGGACGGCGCATCGCGCACCTCATCGGTGGTCGTACTCCGGCCGGCCACCCTGTGA
- the pptT gene encoding 4'-phosphopantetheinyl transferase PptT: protein MTVALLRALVPDVVVSAETYDDPPGLAPLPEEEPLVARSVAKRRNEFVTVRYCARQALGELGVAPAPILKGDKGEPCWPDGVVGSLTHCEGFRGAVVGRSTEVRSLGIDAEPHDVLPKGVLDAISLPAERAHLSGLPGGLHWDRILFCAKEATYKAWFPLTHRWLGFEDAHITFTPDSSGAAGTFESRILIDPAAESGPPLTALSGRWSVADGIALTAITL, encoded by the coding sequence CTGACCGTGGCCCTGTTGCGTGCCCTGGTGCCCGATGTCGTGGTGTCGGCCGAAACCTACGACGACCCGCCCGGTCTGGCGCCGTTGCCGGAGGAGGAGCCGCTGGTGGCGCGTTCGGTGGCCAAGCGGCGCAACGAGTTCGTCACCGTTCGCTACTGCGCCCGGCAGGCGCTCGGTGAGCTGGGTGTGGCGCCGGCCCCGATCCTCAAGGGCGACAAGGGCGAACCGTGCTGGCCCGACGGCGTCGTCGGCAGCCTGACGCACTGCGAGGGTTTCCGCGGTGCGGTGGTGGGCCGCAGCACCGAGGTTCGTTCGCTGGGCATCGACGCCGAACCGCATGACGTGCTGCCCAAGGGTGTGCTCGACGCGATCAGCCTGCCCGCCGAACGCGCACACCTGTCCGGCCTGCCGGGCGGCCTGCACTGGGATCGAATCTTGTTCTGCGCCAAAGAGGCCACCTACAAGGCCTGGTTCCCGCTGACGCACCGGTGGCTCGGCTTCGAGGATGCCCACATCACGTTCACCCCCGATTCGTCCGGTGCGGCAGGGACTTTCGAGTCGCGGATCCTGATCGATCCGGCCGCCGAGTCCGGTCCTCCGCTGACCGCGCTGTCCGGGCGCTGGTCGGTGGCCGACGGAATCGCACTGACGGCGATCACCCTGTGA
- the mntR gene encoding manganese-binding transcriptional regulator MntR, giving the protein MSPNGTPQDLTTVAQDYLKVIWTAQEWSREKVSTKLLAERIGVSASTASESIRKLADQGLVDHEKYGAVTLTEAGRRAALAMVRRHRLMETFLVRELGYGWDEVHDEAEILEHAVSDRMLDRIDAKLGYPTRDPHGDPIPAADGRVPTPPARQLSACHDGETGTVARISDADPEMLRYFDSVGISLDSRLRVLARRDFAGMISVGIESTDGSTDGSTDVEATVDLGSPAAQAIWVVP; this is encoded by the coding sequence GTGAGTCCCAACGGCACCCCGCAAGACCTGACGACGGTTGCGCAGGACTACCTCAAAGTCATCTGGACCGCCCAGGAGTGGTCCAGGGAGAAGGTGAGCACCAAGTTGCTCGCCGAACGGATCGGGGTGTCGGCGAGCACGGCCTCGGAATCCATCCGCAAGCTCGCCGACCAGGGCCTGGTCGATCACGAGAAGTACGGGGCGGTGACGCTCACCGAGGCCGGGCGGCGCGCGGCGCTGGCCATGGTGCGCAGGCACCGGCTGATGGAGACCTTCCTGGTGCGCGAACTCGGCTACGGCTGGGACGAGGTGCACGACGAGGCCGAGATCCTAGAGCACGCCGTGTCCGACCGGATGCTGGACCGGATCGACGCGAAACTCGGATATCCGACCCGGGATCCGCACGGGGATCCGATCCCGGCGGCCGACGGCCGGGTGCCGACCCCGCCGGCGCGGCAGCTGTCGGCGTGTCATGACGGCGAAACCGGGACGGTGGCCCGGATTTCGGACGCCGATCCCGAGATGCTGCGCTATTTCGACAGCGTCGGTATCAGTCTGGACTCGCGGCTGCGGGTGCTGGCCCGGCGCGACTTCGCCGGCATGATCTCGGTGGGCATCGAGTCGACCGACGGCTCGACCGATGGCTCGACCGATGTCGAGGCCACGGTGGATTTGGGAAGTCCTGCTGCGCAGGCGATCTGGGTTGTCCCCTAG
- a CDS encoding polyribonucleotide nucleotidyltransferase, whose translation MSAVETDEGVFESTAVIDNGSFGTRTIRFETGRLARQAAGSVVAYLDDETMLLSATTASKTPKDHFDFFPLTIDVEERMYAAGRIPGSFFRREGRPSTDAILTCRLIDRPLRPTFVSGLRNEIQVVVTVLSLDPKDLYDVLAINAASASTQIAGLPFSGPVGGVRVALIEGQWVAFPTVEQLEKAVFDMVVAGRVVGDGSEKDVAIMMVEAEATDNVIELINGGAGAPTEAVVAEGLEAAKPFIATLCKAQEELHAAAGKETADYPLFPDYADDAFDAVAAVATDALSEALSIAGKAERDARTDEIKGEVLERLAETFAGREKEIGAAYRSLTKKLVRQRILTDHFRIDGRGITDIRALSAEVAVIPRAHGSALFERGETQIMGVTTLDMVKMAQQIDSLGPETTKRYMHHYNFPPFSTGETGRVGSPKRREIGHGALAERALMPVLPSVEEFPYAIRQVSEALGSNGSTSMGSVCASTLSLLNAGVPLKAPVAGIAMGLVSDEVDGETRYVALTDILGAEDAFGDMDFKVAGTKDFVTALQLDTKLDGIPSQVLAGALSQAKDARTTILEVMAEAIDEPDEMSPYAPRITTIKVPVDKIGEVIGPKGKMINSITEETGASISIEDDGTVFVGASNGEAAQAAIDKINAIANPQLPKVGERFLGTVVKTTDFGAFVSLLPGRDGLVHISKLGRGKRIAKVEDVVKVGDKLRVEIADIDNRGKISLVLVAEEGEAGAEAPADAPADAATADA comes from the coding sequence ATGTCTGCAGTTGAAACCGACGAAGGCGTCTTCGAATCGACCGCCGTCATCGACAACGGGAGCTTCGGCACCCGCACCATCCGCTTCGAGACCGGCCGGTTGGCCCGGCAGGCCGCCGGCTCCGTCGTCGCCTACCTCGACGACGAGACCATGCTGCTCAGCGCCACCACCGCGAGCAAGACCCCGAAGGATCACTTCGACTTCTTCCCGCTCACCATCGACGTCGAGGAGCGGATGTACGCCGCGGGACGCATCCCCGGCTCGTTCTTCCGTCGTGAGGGCCGGCCCTCCACCGACGCGATCCTGACCTGCCGGCTGATCGACCGGCCGCTGCGCCCCACCTTCGTGTCGGGGCTGCGCAACGAGATCCAGGTCGTGGTCACCGTGCTGAGCCTGGATCCCAAGGATCTGTACGACGTGCTGGCCATCAACGCCGCCTCCGCGTCGACCCAGATCGCCGGTCTGCCGTTCTCCGGCCCCGTCGGCGGCGTGCGCGTCGCATTGATCGAGGGCCAGTGGGTGGCGTTCCCCACCGTCGAGCAGCTGGAGAAGGCCGTGTTCGACATGGTGGTCGCCGGCCGTGTGGTGGGTGACGGCTCCGAAAAAGACGTGGCGATCATGATGGTCGAGGCCGAGGCCACCGACAATGTCATCGAACTGATCAACGGTGGCGCCGGGGCGCCGACGGAAGCCGTGGTGGCCGAGGGCCTGGAGGCCGCCAAGCCGTTCATCGCCACGCTGTGCAAGGCGCAGGAAGAGCTGCACGCCGCCGCGGGCAAGGAAACCGCCGACTATCCGCTGTTCCCGGACTACGCCGACGACGCCTTCGACGCCGTGGCCGCGGTGGCCACCGACGCGCTGTCCGAGGCGCTGTCGATCGCGGGCAAGGCCGAGCGCGACGCCCGCACCGACGAGATCAAGGGCGAGGTGCTCGAACGCCTGGCCGAGACTTTTGCCGGCCGCGAGAAGGAGATCGGCGCGGCCTACCGCTCGCTGACCAAAAAGCTTGTGCGCCAGCGGATCCTGACCGATCACTTCCGGATCGACGGCCGCGGCATCACCGACATCCGGGCGCTGAGCGCCGAGGTCGCGGTCATCCCGCGGGCCCACGGCAGCGCCCTGTTCGAGCGCGGCGAGACCCAGATCATGGGTGTCACCACGCTGGACATGGTCAAGATGGCCCAGCAGATCGACTCGCTGGGGCCGGAGACCACCAAGCGCTACATGCACCACTACAACTTCCCGCCGTTCTCGACCGGTGAGACCGGTCGGGTGGGTTCGCCCAAGCGCCGCGAGATCGGCCACGGCGCGCTGGCCGAGCGCGCCCTGATGCCGGTGCTGCCGTCCGTCGAAGAGTTCCCCTACGCCATCCGTCAGGTGTCGGAAGCGTTGGGCTCCAACGGTTCCACCTCGATGGGCTCGGTGTGCGCCTCGACGCTGTCGCTGCTGAACGCCGGTGTGCCGCTGAAGGCGCCGGTGGCCGGTATTGCCATGGGCCTGGTGTCCGACGAGGTTGACGGTGAAACCCGTTACGTCGCGTTGACCGACATCCTGGGCGCCGAGGATGCCTTCGGCGACATGGACTTCAAGGTCGCCGGCACCAAGGACTTCGTCACCGCGCTGCAGCTGGACACCAAGCTGGACGGTATCCCGTCCCAGGTGCTGGCCGGTGCGCTGAGCCAGGCCAAGGATGCCCGCACCACCATCCTCGAGGTGATGGCCGAGGCCATCGACGAGCCCGACGAGATGAGCCCGTACGCGCCGCGGATCACCACCATCAAGGTGCCGGTCGACAAGATCGGCGAGGTGATCGGGCCCAAGGGCAAGATGATCAACTCGATCACCGAGGAGACCGGCGCCTCCATCTCCATCGAGGACGACGGCACCGTGTTCGTCGGCGCCAGCAACGGCGAGGCGGCCCAGGCCGCGATCGACAAGATCAACGCCATCGCCAACCCGCAGCTGCCCAAGGTCGGCGAGCGGTTCCTCGGCACGGTCGTCAAGACCACCGACTTCGGCGCCTTCGTGTCGCTACTTCCGGGCCGCGACGGCCTGGTGCACATCAGCAAGCTGGGCCGCGGCAAGCGCATCGCCAAGGTCGAGGATGTGGTCAAGGTCGGTGACAAGCTGCGCGTCGAGATCGCCGACATCGACAACCGCGGCAAGATCTCGTTGGTCCTGGTCGCCGAGGAGGGCGAGGCCGGCGCCGAGGCGCCCGCCGACGCACCCGCCGATGCCGCGACCGCTGACGCGTAG
- a CDS encoding metallophosphoesterase family protein yields the protein MSATSREQRRPVLWAISDLHTGHTGNKPVTESLYPSSPEDWLIVAGDVGERTDEIRWALDLLRKRFAKVIWVPGNHELWTTNKDPMQIFGQSRYDYLVTMCDEMGIVTPEHPFPVWNEEGGPATIVPMFLLYDYTFLPEGTATKAEGLALARERNVVGTDEFLLSAEPYATRDAWCRDRVAKTRKRLEDLDWMNPTVLVNHFPLVREPCDAMFYPEFSLWCGTTATRDWHTRYNAICSVYGHLHIPRTTWYDGVRFEEVSVGYPREWRRRKPYRWLRQILPDPVYAPGYLNEFGGHFEITAEMRDNAQKMQERIKARRGY from the coding sequence GTGTCCGCGACGTCACGAGAACAGCGCAGGCCCGTGCTGTGGGCCATCAGCGACCTGCACACCGGTCACACCGGCAACAAGCCGGTCACCGAATCGCTCTACCCGTCCTCGCCGGAGGACTGGCTGATCGTCGCCGGCGACGTCGGGGAGCGCACCGACGAGATCCGCTGGGCGCTGGATCTGCTGCGCAAACGGTTCGCGAAGGTGATCTGGGTGCCGGGCAATCACGAACTGTGGACCACCAACAAGGACCCGATGCAGATCTTCGGGCAGTCCCGCTACGACTACCTGGTCACCATGTGCGACGAGATGGGCATCGTCACCCCGGAGCACCCGTTCCCGGTGTGGAACGAAGAGGGCGGCCCGGCCACCATCGTGCCGATGTTCCTGCTCTACGACTACACGTTCCTGCCCGAGGGCACCGCCACCAAGGCCGAGGGCCTGGCCCTGGCCCGGGAACGCAATGTCGTCGGCACCGACGAGTTCCTGCTGTCGGCCGAGCCCTACGCCACCCGCGATGCCTGGTGCCGCGACCGGGTGGCCAAGACGCGCAAGCGGCTGGAAGACCTGGACTGGATGAACCCGACCGTGCTGGTCAACCATTTCCCGTTGGTGCGCGAACCCTGCGATGCCATGTTCTACCCCGAGTTCTCGCTGTGGTGCGGCACCACCGCCACCAGGGACTGGCACACCCGGTACAACGCCATCTGCTCGGTCTACGGGCACCTGCACATCCCGCGCACCACGTGGTATGACGGCGTGCGGTTCGAGGAGGTCTCGGTCGGTTATCCGCGAGAGTGGCGCCGCCGCAAGCCCTATCGCTGGTTACGTCAGATCCTGCCGGACCCGGTGTATGCGCCCGGCTACCTCAACGAGTTCGGCGGGCATTTCGAGATCACCGCCGAGATGCGGGACAACGCCCAGAAGATGCAGGAGCGCATCAAAGCCCGGCGGGGGTACTGA
- the lppU gene encoding LppU family putative lipoprotein has product MTPGAAAGLAAFCLLGGLATGCSSAAAADLRAGDCLKVGGPVDRPEAIKAQCGSPESNYKVVAAVATGDDCPTDVDSYYSMHSTFGDVGGTICMDIDWVAGGCMSIDPDHGRDPVRVDCGDTAQPHRQRATQILQGVANVDQCASGIGYPYDQREFTVCVEDVA; this is encoded by the coding sequence CTGACTCCCGGGGCCGCGGCCGGTCTGGCCGCGTTCTGCTTGTTGGGGGGACTGGCCACCGGCTGTTCGTCGGCCGCCGCCGCGGATCTGCGCGCCGGCGACTGCCTGAAGGTCGGTGGACCGGTCGACCGCCCGGAGGCCATCAAGGCACAGTGCGGTAGTCCGGAGTCCAATTACAAGGTCGTCGCTGCCGTCGCCACCGGTGACGACTGCCCGACCGACGTCGACTCGTACTACTCCATGCACAGCACCTTCGGTGACGTGGGCGGCACCATCTGCATGGATATCGACTGGGTGGCCGGTGGCTGCATGAGCATCGACCCGGACCACGGTCGTGACCCCGTCCGCGTCGACTGTGGCGACACCGCTCAGCCGCACCGGCAGCGGGCGACACAGATCCTGCAGGGCGTGGCCAATGTCGACCAGTGCGCCAGCGGGATCGGTTACCCCTATGACCAACGAGAGTTCACCGTGTGCGTCGAGGACGTCGCCTGA
- a CDS encoding bifunctional riboflavin kinase/FAD synthetase: MQRWRGLEDIPTDWGRCVITIGVFDGVHRGHAELISHAVKSGRSRGVPTVLMTFDPHPMEVVFPGSHPAQLTTLTRRAELVEETGVDVFLVMPFTADFMKLTPERYIHELLVESLHVVEVVVGENFTFGKKAAGNVELLRKAGERFGFAVEGMSLVSEISAAAATNRDETVTFSSTYIRSCVDAGDVVAAAEALGRPHRVEGVVVRGDGRGRVLGFPTANVAPPMHSAIPADGVYAAWFTVLGHGPVVGTVTPGQRYQAAVSVGTNPTFSGRTRTVEAFVLDTEADLYGQHVAVDFVARIRGQEKFDSVDDLIVAMQGDTARARTILAAQ, encoded by the coding sequence GTGCAGCGGTGGCGGGGCCTGGAAGACATCCCCACGGACTGGGGGCGATGTGTCATCACGATCGGTGTGTTCGACGGGGTGCACCGTGGTCACGCCGAACTGATCAGCCACGCGGTCAAATCCGGCCGCTCGCGCGGCGTGCCGACGGTGCTGATGACCTTCGATCCGCACCCCATGGAAGTGGTGTTCCCCGGCAGCCATCCCGCGCAGCTGACCACCCTGACCCGGCGCGCCGAGCTGGTCGAGGAGACCGGCGTGGACGTGTTCCTGGTGATGCCGTTCACCGCCGATTTCATGAAACTGACGCCCGAGCGCTACATCCACGAACTCCTGGTGGAAAGCCTGCACGTGGTGGAGGTCGTGGTCGGTGAGAACTTCACCTTCGGCAAGAAGGCGGCCGGCAACGTCGAACTGCTGCGCAAGGCGGGCGAGCGATTCGGCTTCGCCGTCGAGGGGATGTCGCTGGTTTCCGAAATCTCCGCGGCGGCCGCGACCAACCGCGACGAGACGGTGACGTTCTCCTCGACCTACATCCGCTCCTGTGTGGACGCCGGCGACGTGGTGGCCGCGGCCGAGGCGCTGGGCCGCCCGCACCGGGTCGAAGGCGTGGTGGTGCGCGGTGACGGCCGCGGCCGGGTGCTCGGCTTCCCGACCGCCAACGTGGCGCCGCCCATGCATTCGGCCATCCCGGCCGACGGGGTGTACGCGGCCTGGTTCACCGTCCTGGGCCACGGCCCGGTGGTCGGCACCGTGACACCCGGGCAGCGCTATCAGGCGGCGGTGTCAGTGGGCACCAACCCGACCTTCTCCGGACGCACCCGCACCGTCGAGGCGTTCGTACTGGACACCGAGGCCGACCTGTACGGCCAGCACGTCGCCGTCGACTTCGTGGCCCGCATCCGTGGCCAGGAGAAATTCGACTCGGTGGACGACCTGATCGTCGCGATGCAGGGCGATACCGCCCGGGCCCGCACGATTCTTGCTGCGCAGTAG